Part of the Arthrobacter sp. MMS18-M83 genome is shown below.
CTGCCGCGGCAGGTCAGTGATGCGGAGCAACAAGGTTCCCACACCGATCCAGTGAATGACCGTGTGGTACATGTCGGCGATCGTGGTGAGTGGTTCATCCACCTGCTCCGACACGAGCGAGATGTCCAGCAACGAGAAGCTTTCCAACAGATCAGAGGCGCGCCGTCCCAGCTCTGGCGGCATTCCGACGTCGATCCAGTGCGCCAGCCGCTCCTTGGCGCGGTCCAAATCCGAGCCGCGCAGAAACTCGGACGTCCGGGTCCGCAGCAGGTCCAGTGTCGGCGCGATCCTGTTCAAGGCCTCGGCGACTGTCTGGTCCCGATGGTCATGGGTCACGTACCAGCGGGTTGACCGGTCGAGGAGCCTGCGCAAGGGCAGGAGCACTGCCGCGGCGTGTCCACGGGGAAATCCCGGAGGTAGCCCGGCAATCCTGTCCACGAACCAATGCAGCCCGTATGCCTCGCGGACAACCACGAAGGCCTTGGCTACGGCCGCGGCAGTGGCCGTGGTTTCCTCGATGGCACGGAACGCGAAGGTGATTCCTCCGAGGTTGATCATGTCATTGGCTAGCACCGTGCAGATGATCTGCCGGCGCAGGGGGTGTTCGTCCAGCTCCGCATCGAAGCGCTCGGACAACTGGTACGGAAAGTAGCCGCGGAGCACCCGCTTGAACCACGGATCATCGGGGAGGTCGCTCTCAATGAGTTCCTTCGCGAGTTCGATCTTCGCGTAGGCGGCAAGCACCGATAGTTCCGGGGCAGTCAATCCTTTGCCCGCCTGGAGCCTGTGTTGGAGTTGTTCCGTACTCGGCAACCCCTCCAAGCCGCGGTCCAAGTCGGCAGTCTTTTCCAGCCCGTCCATGATCCGTTCAAAACCGGCGCTCAGGTCCGGGGCCATGTACCGGTCGTTGAAAAGGAGGACGTTTTGGTCCACATTGTTTGCCAGGACCTGCCTGGTGACTTCGCCGGTCAGGGATTGAAGGAAGCCCGTCCGATCCTCGGCCCGCATCTTCCCGGTGGCGATCATCCGGTCAATGAAGATTTTGATGTTGACCTCATGGTCCGAGCAGTCGACGCCGGCCGAATTGTCTATCGCATCAGTGTTAAGCAGGACCCCGCCAACGGCCGCCTCCACCCGTCCGTGCTGGGTGACGCCCAGGTTTCCGCCTTCGACCATGGTGCGGGCCCTCAGTTCGTTGCCGTTGACCCTGATGGCATCGTTGGCCTTGTCGCCCACGTCGGTTTGGCTCTCCGTAGCGGCTTTGACGTACGTTCCGATGCCACCGTTGTAGAGCAGGTCCACGGGGGCGCGGAGAATGGCCTGCAAGAGTGCGTGAGGTGCCAGAGATACGGTTTCCGGCTCCAGACCGAGGCATACCCGGACCTCTTCCGTGACGTCGATGCTCTTGGCCCTGCGGGAGTGGACGCCCCCGCCTTCGCTGATCAGGGCGGGATCGTAATCGGCCCAGGACGAACGGGGAAGGGCAAATAAACGCTTGCGCTCTTTGAAGGACGCTGCCGCATCGGGGTTCGGATCAAGAAAGATGTCCCGATGGTCAAATGCGGCCACCAGCCGGATGTGCGGCGAGAGCAGCATCGCGTTTCCAAACACATCGCCGCTCATGTCTCCGATGCCGGCCACCGTGAAGTCCTCTCCCTGCGAGTCCATGCCAAGCTCGCCGAAATGGTGCTTTACGGATTCCCATGCGCCGCGGGCCGTTATCCCCATCCGCTTGTGGTCATAGCCCACGGACCCGCCGGACGCGAAGGCGTCGCCGAGCCAGAAGCCATAGTCCCGGGCCAGAACGTTGGCTGTGTCGGAAAAAGATGCAGTTCCCTTGTCGGCGGCTACTACGAGGTAGTAGTCGTCGCCGTCGTGCCGTGCGACACGTTCAGGGGGCACCACCGCCTCACCGAG
Proteins encoded:
- a CDS encoding NAD-glutamate dehydrogenase domain-containing protein encodes the protein MNFESFDLDGTGGRHHGDPLLTVYVRPGMLPTLAEDARIRLYLTKPRSLTQILPFLHNLGLEVLDQRPFELRRGSGQDLFLYDLGVKYPAGVDPEATRELIADAFAAAMRGDVESDRIDALVIRERVGWRQAAILRSYAKYLQQLGTTNSYGFIADTLIGNARATHALLDLFQAKFDPGLDDSGRLGDTAAAREELLAAIDEIPVLDADRLLRAFMDLVEATTRTNYFQGKAHLSFKLNPAAIVNAPFPRPKYEVWVYSPRVEGVHLRFGALARGGLRWSDRSEDFRTEVLGLVKAQNVKNSVIVPTGAKGGFYPKRLPDPAADREAWLAEGLECYRIFVRGLLDLTDNLVITPLGEAVVPPERVARHDGDDYYLVVAADKGTASFSDTANVLARDYGFWLGDAFASGGSVGYDHKRMGITARGAWESVKHHFGELGMDSQGEDFTVAGIGDMSGDVFGNAMLLSPHIRLVAAFDHRDIFLDPNPDAAASFKERKRLFALPRSSWADYDPALISEGGGVHSRRAKSIDVTEEVRVCLGLEPETVSLAPHALLQAILRAPVDLLYNGGIGTYVKAATESQTDVGDKANDAIRVNGNELRARTMVEGGNLGVTQHGRVEAAVGGVLLNTDAIDNSAGVDCSDHEVNIKIFIDRMIATGKMRAEDRTGFLQSLTGEVTRQVLANNVDQNVLLFNDRYMAPDLSAGFERIMDGLEKTADLDRGLEGLPSTEQLQHRLQAGKGLTAPELSVLAAYAKIELAKELIESDLPDDPWFKRVLRGYFPYQLSERFDAELDEHPLRRQIICTVLANDMINLGGITFAFRAIEETTATAAAVAKAFVVVREAYGLHWFVDRIAGLPPGFPRGHAAAVLLPLRRLLDRSTRWYVTHDHRDQTVAEALNRIAPTLDLLRTRTSEFLRGSDLDRAKERLAHWIDVGMPPELGRRASDLLESFSLLDISLVSEQVDEPLTTIADMYHTVIHWIGVGTLLLRITDLPRQSRWEALARAALRDDAYSAVVNITISVMRTTQRSEASGASAVERIVEWERGRQEQLGRIKDTFAEVTKPGQVDLASISVALKLLRTLAKR